From one Microlunatus sp. Gsoil 973 genomic stretch:
- a CDS encoding helix-turn-helix domain-containing protein: MQRVVRRATGRTISAYRIALKITAALDQLAEGETDLAQLAARVGFADQAHLTRLVHRESGWTPGSLRRMIAIGT, translated from the coding sequence CTGCAACGCGTCGTCCGGCGAGCCACCGGGCGCACGATCAGTGCCTATCGGATCGCCCTGAAGATCACCGCCGCCCTTGATCAACTCGCCGAAGGCGAGACCGACCTCGCCCAGCTGGCCGCGCGAGTCGGATTCGCTGATCAAGCGCACCTGACACGGCTGGTCCACCGTGAGTCCGGGTGGACGCCGGGATCGCTGCGCCGAATGATCGCAATCGGCACTTGA
- the rarD gene encoding EamA family transporter RarD, translating into MTETKVDKPGLLYGLGAYGIWGLVPLFWRLLDDASAGEILGMRMVWSLVFAAILSLIILPRDWFRRMATRRTLLLLAAASAVVSINWGTFIWATNHGHVTETALGYYINPIVSILFGVLLLRERLARWQWVAIAPAVAAVVVMTIEYGKLPWIALVLAFSFGSYGLIKNRVRAGAVQTLVIESGFMFLPAVVFLIILQARGTLTFGQLGLLHSLLLAAGGLVTLVPLLLFSAAATRIPLSVVGMLQYIAPTVMFLLGVLYFGEQMPAGRWIGFVMVWIALIILTIGMIMTLRRVRPVPAVGDVEEAPGVPGAS; encoded by the coding sequence TTGACTGAGACGAAGGTCGACAAACCCGGCCTGCTCTACGGCCTGGGTGCCTACGGCATCTGGGGCCTGGTCCCTTTGTTCTGGCGGTTGCTCGACGACGCGTCGGCCGGTGAGATCCTCGGCATGCGGATGGTCTGGTCCCTGGTCTTCGCCGCCATCCTGTCGCTGATCATCCTGCCCCGCGACTGGTTCCGCAGGATGGCAACCCGGCGCACGTTGCTGTTACTGGCTGCGGCGTCGGCCGTCGTGTCGATCAACTGGGGCACTTTCATCTGGGCCACCAATCACGGCCACGTCACCGAGACCGCACTCGGCTACTACATCAACCCGATCGTGTCGATCCTGTTCGGCGTGCTGTTGCTCCGCGAGCGCCTGGCGCGCTGGCAGTGGGTGGCGATCGCCCCGGCGGTGGCCGCTGTCGTGGTGATGACGATCGAGTACGGCAAGTTGCCGTGGATCGCATTGGTGCTGGCGTTCTCGTTCGGTTCCTATGGCCTGATCAAGAACCGCGTCCGCGCTGGTGCGGTGCAGACGCTGGTGATCGAATCCGGCTTCATGTTCCTGCCTGCGGTCGTCTTTCTGATCATCCTCCAGGCACGCGGCACGCTGACCTTCGGACAGCTCGGTTTGCTGCACAGCCTGCTGCTGGCCGCCGGCGGCCTGGTGACGCTCGTGCCGCTGCTGCTGTTCAGCGCCGCGGCGACCAGGATCCCGCTGAGCGTGGTCGGCATGTTGCAGTACATCGCACCGACCGTGATGTTCCTGCTGGGCGTGCTCTACTTCGGTGAGCAGATGCCCGCCGGTCGATGGATCGGCTTCGTGATGGTCTGGATCGCATTGATCATCCTCACGATCGGCATGATCATGACCCTGCGACGGGTCCGGCCCGTTCCAGCCGTCGGTGATGTGGAGGAAGCGCCCGGCGTTCCCGGCGCGTCCTGA
- a CDS encoding 2-oxoacid:acceptor oxidoreductase subunit alpha, with amino-acid sequence MTTAASEVKTLDRVVIRFAGDSGDGMQLTGDRFTAETAIFGNDISTLPNFPAEIRAPAGTLPGVSSFQLHFANYDIMTPGDRPDVLVAMNPAALKANVGDLVRGGVIIADTADFTKRNLDKVGYSSSPLEDGSLADYQVHALDLTGMTAEAVKEFGLTRKDAARSKNMFALGLLSWLYHRPVDGTIGFLENKFATKPQIRDSNIKAFRTGYAFGETTEVFAYSYEVAPAPMPKGTYRQISGNLALAYGLIAGARKAGLPLFLGAYPITPASDVLHELSKHKRFGVTTFQAEDEIAGVGAALGASFAGHLGVTTSSGPGISLKMETISLGVMTELPLVICDIQRAGPSTGMPTKTEQADLLQVMYGRNGEAPVPVIAAKSPSDCFDTAVEAVRIAVKYRTPVFVLSDGYLANGAEPWQVPDLSGIGPIDPGFATEPNGENGDFLPYKRDPETLARPWAVPGTAGLEHRIGGIEKSDGTGNVSYDPANHDAMVRIRQAKIDGVVQDVPDVEVDDPSGEARLLVLGWGSTFGPITAAVRRVRATGRAVAQAHLRHLNPFPANLGEVLRSYDRVIVPEMNLGQLSLLLRGKYLVDVQSYSRVRGLPISLSELAEDLQTEIDQLADHNPAGANA; translated from the coding sequence GTGACAACAGCCGCCTCGGAGGTCAAGACCCTCGACCGGGTGGTGATCCGGTTCGCCGGTGATTCCGGCGACGGCATGCAGCTGACCGGTGACAGGTTCACCGCGGAGACCGCGATCTTCGGCAACGACATTTCGACCTTGCCGAACTTCCCCGCCGAGATCCGGGCACCTGCCGGGACACTTCCGGGCGTGTCCAGCTTCCAGCTGCATTTCGCCAACTACGACATCATGACCCCGGGCGACCGGCCGGATGTGCTGGTCGCGATGAATCCTGCCGCACTCAAGGCCAACGTCGGTGATCTTGTCCGCGGCGGTGTGATCATCGCCGACACAGCCGACTTCACCAAGCGAAACCTGGACAAGGTCGGTTACAGCTCCAGCCCTCTGGAGGACGGCTCGCTCGCCGACTACCAGGTGCACGCGCTCGACCTGACGGGCATGACCGCAGAGGCGGTCAAGGAGTTCGGGCTGACCCGCAAGGACGCCGCGCGGAGCAAGAACATGTTCGCGCTCGGGCTGCTCTCCTGGCTCTACCATCGTCCGGTCGACGGCACGATCGGCTTTCTGGAGAACAAGTTCGCGACCAAGCCGCAGATCCGCGACTCCAACATCAAAGCCTTCCGTACCGGGTACGCGTTCGGGGAGACGACCGAGGTCTTCGCCTACAGCTACGAAGTCGCGCCGGCTCCGATGCCGAAGGGCACCTACCGGCAGATCTCGGGAAACCTGGCCCTGGCCTACGGCCTGATCGCCGGCGCTCGCAAGGCCGGACTGCCGCTGTTCTTGGGTGCGTACCCGATCACCCCGGCCTCCGATGTGCTGCACGAGCTGAGCAAGCACAAGCGGTTCGGCGTGACCACCTTCCAGGCCGAGGACGAGATCGCCGGGGTCGGCGCCGCGCTGGGCGCGAGCTTCGCGGGACATCTCGGGGTGACCACGAGTTCCGGCCCGGGCATCTCGTTGAAGATGGAAACCATCAGCCTCGGTGTGATGACCGAGCTGCCGCTGGTGATCTGTGACATCCAGCGCGCCGGCCCCTCGACCGGGATGCCGACCAAGACCGAACAGGCCGACCTGTTGCAGGTCATGTACGGCCGTAACGGCGAGGCGCCGGTGCCAGTGATCGCGGCCAAGTCGCCGTCCGACTGTTTCGACACCGCCGTTGAGGCCGTCCGCATCGCCGTGAAATACCGGACACCGGTCTTCGTGCTGTCCGACGGGTATCTGGCCAACGGTGCCGAGCCGTGGCAGGTTCCTGACCTGTCGGGGATCGGTCCGATCGATCCGGGATTCGCAACCGAGCCCAACGGTGAGAACGGCGATTTCCTGCCGTACAAGCGCGACCCGGAGACGCTGGCCCGACCCTGGGCGGTTCCCGGCACCGCTGGTCTTGAGCATCGGATCGGCGGAATCGAGAAGTCCGACGGCACCGGCAACGTGTCCTACGACCCGGCCAACCATGACGCCATGGTCCGGATCCGGCAGGCCAAGATCGACGGCGTCGTGCAGGACGTGCCCGATGTCGAGGTCGATGATCCGTCGGGTGAGGCCAGGTTGTTGGTGCTCGGTTGGGGTTCGACCTTCGGCCCGATCACTGCCGCGGTGCGCCGGGTGCGTGCCACCGGCCGGGCGGTGGCGCAGGCCCACCTGCGGCACCTGAATCCCTTCCCGGCCAATCTGGGTGAGGTGCTCCGGAGCTACGATCGCGTGATCGTTCCGGAGATGAATCTCGGCCAGCTGTCGCTGTTGCTGCGCGGCAAGTACCTGGTCGACGTGCAGTCCTACTCTCGGGTCCGTGGCCTGCCGATCTCGTTGTCGGAGCTGGCCGAGGATCTGCAGACAGAGATCGATCAGCTCGCTGATCACAACCCCGCTGGAGCGAACGCGTGA
- a CDS encoding proton-conducting membrane transporter, whose protein sequence is MQFWDWYGDGSTYLVDIGLACCTLEFEAAANGRRRASTRSIEDLPPGVRVVVVVSGTVTDRLTDAVVTCISRIRSAAPAARVVAFGACASAGGPYWDSYAVTKGIDQLVEVDAYVPGCPPPPAALAGVVDELSGLSERSRG, encoded by the coding sequence ATGCAGTTCTGGGACTGGTACGGCGACGGGTCGACCTACCTCGTCGACATCGGTCTGGCCTGCTGCACCCTGGAATTCGAGGCGGCCGCCAACGGTAGACGGCGAGCGTCGACCCGGAGCATCGAGGACCTGCCGCCCGGTGTGCGGGTCGTCGTTGTGGTCTCGGGCACCGTCACCGACAGACTCACCGACGCTGTTGTGACCTGCATCTCCCGGATCAGGTCGGCGGCCCCGGCTGCCCGGGTCGTTGCCTTCGGCGCGTGCGCTTCGGCCGGGGGTCCGTACTGGGACAGCTACGCCGTTACCAAGGGGATCGACCAGCTGGTCGAGGTGGACGCGTACGTGCCCGGTTGCCCGCCGCCGCCCGCGGCGTTGGCAGGCGTCGTCGACGAGCTGAGCGGGCTGAGTGAGCGCAGCCGTGGCTGA
- a CDS encoding NADH-quinone oxidoreductase subunit C, with protein MAEQTRTVPADQWRSAVAAAKEEGYDYFDWLGAVDLIGRTDDFEVVLRLIDLDAQRAVLLRTTIPRDDPHLDSIADIFAGAGWHERESGELFAIRFTGGDPRRLLLPEDHVGAPLRKDTVLAARAGIDWPGAKEPGGAPSRRRMVPPGVPEPEIWGDRDPSGPQPASEEIAGSAVGGRVRRRRR; from the coding sequence GTGGCTGAGCAGACCCGGACTGTTCCCGCCGACCAGTGGCGCTCTGCAGTGGCGGCGGCCAAGGAGGAGGGATATGACTACTTCGATTGGCTGGGTGCTGTCGATCTGATCGGCCGGACCGACGATTTCGAAGTGGTGCTGCGGCTGATCGACCTCGACGCGCAGCGCGCCGTGCTGCTGCGCACCACGATCCCGCGGGACGATCCCCACCTGGACAGCATCGCCGACATCTTCGCCGGTGCCGGCTGGCATGAGCGCGAATCCGGCGAGCTCTTCGCGATCAGGTTCACCGGCGGTGACCCGCGCCGGCTGTTGTTGCCCGAGGATCATGTCGGTGCGCCGTTGCGCAAGGACACAGTGCTGGCGGCTCGCGCCGGGATCGACTGGCCCGGCGCCAAGGAACCCGGTGGGGCGCCGAGCCGCCGGCGCATGGTGCCGCCGGGCGTGCCGGAGCCGGAGATCTGGGGCGATCGCGACCCATCCGGTCCGCAGCCGGCGTCGGAGGAGATCGCCGGATCCGCGGTGGGCGGCCGGGTCCGTAGGAGACGGCGATGA
- a CDS encoding 4Fe-4S binding protein, producing the protein MSHGAIKLIEANCTSCMICARECPSWCIRIDSHTEPIRDLPAGARERTVNVLDRFAIDWSLCMYCGICVEECPFDALEWASDPVPGTTSAAGLRHEIEDLG; encoded by the coding sequence ATGAGTCACGGCGCCATCAAGCTGATCGAGGCGAACTGCACGTCGTGCATGATCTGTGCCCGGGAGTGCCCGAGCTGGTGCATCCGGATCGACTCGCACACCGAGCCGATCCGTGATCTCCCGGCTGGAGCGCGCGAGCGCACGGTCAATGTGCTCGATCGGTTCGCGATCGACTGGTCGCTGTGCATGTACTGCGGGATCTGCGTCGAGGAGTGCCCGTTCGACGCCCTGGAGTGGGCTTCGGATCCGGTGCCCGGCACGACGTCGGCGGCCGGGCTGCGCCACGAGATCGAGGATCTGGGCTGA
- a CDS encoding pyridoxal phosphate-dependent aminotransferase: MTNQHLVERMRAFGTTIFAEMSALAVETGSINLGQGFPDTDGPREILDAAIRSINSGHNQYPPGPGVRSLREAIAEHQSNYYGLDYQPDGEVLVTAGATEAITAAILALCEPGDEVIAFEPTYDSYAASIAMAHAVLKPVRLDGPDFAVDHDRLLAQVTDRTKVLLINSPHNPTGRVLTETELGWIRDLAVERDLVVITDEVYEHLVFDGVHRPLATFPGMRERTIQISSAGKTFAVTGWKVGWACSTPELITAVTTTKQFLTYVNAGPLQYAVAEGLRLPADRITEVRDRLRAGRDQLTEGLIAAGIPPFICQGTYFLTADVSPLGYADGVDFCFDLPKKVGVVAVPSRVFYTDPGPAKSYVRFAFSKQPEVLAEAAARLAKLG; the protein is encoded by the coding sequence ATGACCAACCAGCACCTGGTCGAGCGCATGCGCGCGTTCGGCACCACGATCTTCGCCGAGATGTCTGCGCTGGCAGTCGAAACGGGCTCGATCAATCTCGGTCAGGGTTTCCCGGACACCGACGGCCCGCGGGAGATCCTGGACGCGGCCATCCGCTCGATCAATTCCGGACACAACCAGTATCCGCCCGGACCGGGGGTGCGGTCGCTCCGTGAGGCCATCGCGGAACATCAGAGCAACTACTACGGGCTGGATTACCAGCCCGACGGTGAGGTGCTGGTCACGGCTGGAGCGACCGAGGCGATCACCGCCGCCATCCTTGCGTTGTGCGAGCCGGGTGACGAGGTGATCGCCTTCGAGCCGACCTACGACTCCTATGCGGCGTCGATCGCGATGGCCCATGCGGTGCTCAAGCCGGTACGCCTGGACGGTCCGGACTTCGCAGTTGATCACGACCGGCTGCTGGCCCAGGTCACCGACCGGACCAAGGTGTTGTTGATCAACTCGCCACACAACCCGACCGGCCGGGTGCTCACCGAGACCGAACTGGGCTGGATCCGTGATCTTGCCGTCGAACGCGATCTGGTCGTGATCACCGACGAGGTGTACGAACACCTCGTCTTCGACGGAGTGCACCGGCCGTTGGCGACCTTCCCGGGAATGCGGGAGCGAACCATCCAGATTTCCTCGGCCGGCAAGACCTTCGCCGTCACGGGCTGGAAGGTCGGCTGGGCCTGCTCGACACCGGAGTTGATCACCGCGGTCACCACGACCAAGCAGTTCCTGACCTACGTCAACGCAGGCCCGCTTCAGTATGCGGTGGCCGAAGGGCTCCGGCTGCCGGCCGATCGCATCACCGAAGTCCGCGACCGGCTCCGCGCCGGTCGTGATCAACTCACCGAAGGGCTGATCGCCGCCGGCATCCCGCCCTTCATCTGCCAGGGCACCTACTTCCTGACCGCCGACGTCTCGCCGTTGGGCTACGCCGACGGTGTGGACTTCTGCTTCGACCTGCCCAAGAAGGTCGGCGTGGTCGCGGTCCCGAGCCGGGTCTTCTACACCGATCCCGGACCGGCGAAGAGCTACGTACGCTTCGCCTTCTCCAAGCAGCCCGAGGTGCTGGCCGAGGCGGCGGCGCGGCTGGCCAAACTCGGCTAG
- a CDS encoding alpha-mannosidase codes for MTEQLDEPTNSKPAPGLPELPPRAAAPYRIHMIGNAHLDPVWLWPWQEGYAEARATFRSAVDRMDEYDDFVFTCDQVVLLSWVKESDPELFEQIRRRAAEGRWVNVGGWWVEPDCNAPMGESFARQGLYGQRFLIKEFGQPATVGMNVDPFGHNAMIPAILRGQGMDGYTFLRPGPHEADLYDVPFWWQSPDGSRVLAARIPFEYCSPPGDVAGQAEKALGQLDRSFTPMMVFYGVGNHGGGPTKANIESIGKYQRMGTFGELIMSSPRTFFDEVAEHSADLPTWFGDLQHHAAGCYSAHSGIKSWQRRAQHAVLSAERWAVVADLLYGNENPAARYPRDDLERAWKQVLFNQFHDVLPGSAIESAYDDARDQLGEAMAISKRAIVRSHNLIARSIDIPMIADAQPVVVFNPHPWPVTTQLEINYSGQPGGAHLTDAAGTKINSQPVQPMSTTNDRGRGAALFTAELPALGYRLYRIRSGSYAPPTDLSVTRADDGAVVLQNPALRVTIDPRTGWLSSLLDRRTGVDLAGRGPHLQICSDPTDTWGHRVVSYAWPGEDMPVSGLRIVEDGPVRAAVRVEHAWGRSTLTETFLLGADSTALEVRVGLDWREPAHLMKLRFPVAVTDPSATFEIPFATLERPVDGAEEPAQSWVDLTGEASDGSARRVGLTVINNAKHGYDTSPADWPVPATHPSIGITAVRSPVYAWHDPKELDPDGIYSYQAQGIQEFRYLLIPHDGDWRSVQATRRAAELGSAPRAMLESFHDGVLPPTGSFAEVITTEGDGQVVATAIKGAEDPGPDGGTELIVRLSETSGRTATATVRLPIVGRDFDCELAPYRLRTFRVPADPDRPITEVNLVEHEVNPVPRAPEPANGTGNNAENGATGQA; via the coding sequence ATGACCGAACAGCTCGACGAGCCGACCAACAGCAAGCCCGCCCCCGGTCTGCCCGAACTCCCGCCCCGGGCCGCGGCACCGTACCGGATCCACATGATCGGCAACGCCCATCTGGATCCGGTCTGGCTGTGGCCCTGGCAGGAGGGGTACGCCGAGGCGCGGGCAACCTTCCGCTCGGCCGTCGACCGGATGGACGAATACGACGACTTCGTGTTCACCTGCGACCAGGTCGTGTTGCTCAGCTGGGTCAAGGAATCCGACCCGGAACTGTTCGAGCAGATTCGGCGGCGCGCAGCCGAGGGCCGGTGGGTCAACGTCGGCGGCTGGTGGGTCGAGCCGGACTGCAACGCCCCGATGGGCGAGTCCTTCGCCAGACAAGGTCTGTACGGTCAGCGATTTCTGATCAAGGAATTCGGTCAGCCGGCGACCGTCGGGATGAACGTCGACCCGTTCGGGCACAACGCGATGATCCCGGCCATCCTGCGCGGCCAGGGCATGGACGGCTACACCTTCCTGCGGCCCGGCCCGCACGAGGCCGACCTGTACGACGTCCCGTTCTGGTGGCAGTCGCCGGATGGTTCCCGGGTGCTCGCCGCCAGGATCCCGTTCGAGTACTGCTCGCCACCGGGCGACGTTGCCGGGCAGGCCGAGAAGGCACTGGGCCAGCTGGATCGCAGCTTCACACCGATGATGGTGTTCTACGGCGTAGGTAACCATGGTGGCGGTCCCACCAAGGCCAACATCGAATCCATCGGCAAGTATCAGCGGATGGGCACCTTCGGAGAGTTGATCATGAGCTCGCCGCGCACGTTCTTCGACGAGGTCGCCGAACACAGCGCCGACCTGCCCACCTGGTTCGGTGACCTGCAACATCACGCCGCCGGATGCTACTCGGCCCATTCCGGCATCAAGTCCTGGCAGCGCCGCGCCCAGCATGCCGTTCTCTCCGCCGAGCGGTGGGCCGTGGTCGCCGATCTGCTGTACGGGAATGAGAACCCTGCGGCACGCTACCCGAGAGATGATCTTGAACGGGCCTGGAAACAGGTGCTGTTCAACCAGTTCCACGACGTGCTTCCAGGATCAGCCATCGAATCCGCCTATGACGACGCCCGGGACCAACTCGGCGAAGCGATGGCGATCAGCAAACGCGCCATCGTCCGATCGCACAACCTGATCGCCCGCTCGATCGACATCCCGATGATCGCTGACGCCCAGCCGGTCGTCGTCTTCAACCCCCATCCGTGGCCGGTGACCACTCAGCTGGAGATCAACTACAGCGGCCAACCGGGCGGTGCCCACCTCACCGACGCCGCCGGCACCAAGATCAACAGTCAGCCGGTCCAGCCGATGTCGACCACCAACGACCGCGGCAGGGGGGCGGCCCTCTTCACCGCCGAACTGCCCGCCTTGGGTTACCGGCTCTACCGGATCCGGTCGGGGTCGTACGCACCCCCGACCGATCTCTCGGTGACCCGGGCCGACGACGGAGCCGTCGTGCTGCAGAACCCGGCGCTGCGCGTCACGATCGATCCGCGGACCGGTTGGCTGTCATCATTGCTGGACCGGCGGACCGGTGTCGATCTGGCGGGCCGCGGGCCGCATCTGCAGATCTGCTCCGACCCCACCGACACCTGGGGACACCGGGTGGTGTCGTACGCCTGGCCGGGCGAGGACATGCCGGTAAGCGGGCTGCGGATCGTCGAGGACGGCCCGGTCCGGGCGGCCGTCAGGGTGGAACATGCGTGGGGTCGGTCGACCCTGACCGAGACGTTCCTGCTCGGCGCGGACAGCACTGCGCTCGAAGTACGGGTCGGGTTGGACTGGCGGGAACCCGCACATCTGATGAAGCTGCGCTTCCCTGTTGCGGTGACTGACCCGTCGGCCACCTTCGAGATTCCGTTCGCGACCCTGGAACGTCCCGTCGACGGGGCCGAGGAGCCGGCCCAGTCCTGGGTCGACCTGACCGGCGAGGCGTCCGACGGCTCGGCACGGCGGGTCGGCCTGACCGTGATCAACAACGCCAAGCACGGCTACGACACCTCTCCGGCGGACTGGCCCGTGCCGGCAACCCATCCGAGCATCGGCATCACGGCGGTCCGCAGCCCGGTGTACGCCTGGCACGACCCCAAAGAGCTGGATCCGGACGGGATCTACAGCTATCAGGCCCAGGGCATCCAGGAGTTTCGCTATCTTCTGATCCCCCACGACGGTGACTGGCGCTCGGTGCAGGCCACCCGGCGGGCGGCCGAGCTCGGGTCTGCGCCGCGGGCCATGCTGGAGAGCTTCCACGACGGAGTCCTGCCGCCGACCGGCAGCTTCGCCGAGGTGATCACCACCGAGGGCGACGGTCAGGTGGTGGCGACGGCGATCAAGGGGGCCGAGGATCCGGGCCCTGACGGTGGAACCGAGCTGATCGTGCGACTGTCCGAGACCTCCGGGCGGACGGCGACGGCAACCGTCCGACTGCCGATCGTCGGCCGGGACTTCGATTGCGAGCTGGCGCCGTACCGGCTGAGAACGTTCCGTGTACCCGCTGACCCGGACCGGCCGATCACCGAAGTGAACCTGGTCGAGCACGAGGTCAACCCCGTCCCGAGGGCGCCGGAACCAGCGAACGGGACGGGGAACAACGCGGAGAACGGGGCAACCGGGCAGGCGTGA
- a CDS encoding beta-N-acetylhexosaminidase: MPQLDLLPRPKSVTAGDGTFTLPSDLAVSGPAEWAAIVRRLITPGTGLDLLPAEGGALKLIKDDSLPAEAYRLSVTSDGISITAADDRGVNWASQTLRQLLPIENFGPAPISTDIAVPLVEIEDEPRFAWRGVMLDTGRHFMPYADVIAFLDLLAMHKYNTFHLHLTEDQGWRFESKKYPQLTQHATWRTETKNPYWESGDGTPHGGYYSQDQLRAIVAYAARRGINVVPEIEFPGHVRAMLAAFPDLGNHPDRAPGAATTWGVFPEVLNMTDASLQFAFDIWEEVLDIFPSKYIHVGGDECPRDEWRESEAAKQLAAERGLPDVDHLQRWFTEKLRDWLAERGRQLVGWDEINDEGILEGAVTMAWRDEKYGVTAAKAGGQVIMSPVSKTYFDYYPGAGDDEPYSIGNLITTERAYSLEPIDGIPSELHDRILGTQCQVWTEYMPSTRRVQYMLYPRACAHSEVAWSDPEGRSWEEFSGRLEGHLARLDALGINYRPESGPLPWQQGGTGAWQRPEQHRNTTPRG, from the coding sequence ATGCCACAGCTCGATCTGCTACCCCGCCCGAAGTCCGTCACCGCCGGCGACGGCACCTTCACCCTGCCCAGCGACCTCGCAGTCTCCGGACCGGCCGAATGGGCGGCGATCGTCCGCCGCCTGATCACACCCGGAACCGGCCTCGACCTGTTGCCCGCCGAAGGCGGCGCGTTGAAGTTGATCAAGGATGACAGCCTGCCCGCCGAGGCGTACCGGCTGTCGGTGACCTCCGACGGCATCAGCATCACTGCAGCCGACGACCGCGGTGTGAACTGGGCGTCGCAGACGCTGCGTCAACTGCTGCCGATCGAGAACTTCGGTCCGGCTCCGATCAGCACCGACATCGCCGTCCCGCTGGTGGAGATCGAGGACGAGCCGCGGTTCGCCTGGCGCGGTGTGATGCTGGACACCGGCCGGCACTTCATGCCGTACGCCGACGTGATCGCCTTTCTCGACCTGCTGGCGATGCACAAGTACAACACCTTCCACCTGCACCTCACCGAGGACCAGGGCTGGCGCTTCGAGTCGAAGAAGTATCCGCAGCTGACCCAGCACGCCACCTGGCGCACCGAGACCAAGAACCCGTACTGGGAGTCCGGCGACGGAACTCCGCACGGCGGCTACTACAGCCAGGACCAGTTGCGGGCGATCGTCGCGTACGCGGCCCGGCGGGGCATCAACGTGGTCCCGGAGATCGAGTTCCCCGGCCACGTGCGGGCGATGTTGGCGGCCTTCCCGGACCTCGGCAACCATCCCGACCGGGCACCCGGAGCGGCGACCACCTGGGGGGTGTTCCCCGAGGTGCTGAACATGACCGACGCCTCGCTGCAGTTCGCCTTCGACATCTGGGAAGAGGTCCTGGACATCTTTCCCAGCAAGTACATCCACGTCGGCGGTGACGAGTGCCCGCGCGACGAGTGGCGTGAGTCGGAGGCGGCCAAGCAGCTCGCCGCCGAACGCGGGCTGCCCGATGTCGATCATCTGCAGCGCTGGTTCACCGAGAAGCTGCGCGACTGGCTGGCCGAGCGTGGTCGGCAGTTGGTCGGCTGGGACGAGATCAACGACGAGGGCATCCTCGAGGGCGCCGTGACGATGGCCTGGCGCGACGAGAAGTACGGCGTGACCGCGGCGAAGGCTGGCGGCCAGGTGATCATGTCCCCGGTCAGCAAGACCTACTTCGACTATTACCCCGGCGCCGGCGATGATGAGCCGTACAGCATCGGAAACCTGATCACCACCGAGCGCGCCTACAGCCTGGAACCGATCGACGGCATCCCGAGCGAACTCCATGATCGGATTCTCGGCACGCAATGCCAGGTGTGGACCGAATACATGCCGTCCACCCGGCGCGTGCAGTACATGCTCTATCCCCGGGCATGCGCACACAGCGAGGTCGCCTGGTCCGATCCGGAGGGACGCAGCTGGGAGGAGTTCTCCGGCCGTCTGGAAGGACATCTGGCGCGGCTGGACGCCCTCGGCATCAACTATCGTCCGGAGTCGGGTCCGCTGCCGTGGCAGCAGGGCGGCACCGGCGCCTGGCAGCGGCCCGAGCAGCACCGCAACACGACGCCGCGCGGCTGA